ATCTAGGACAAAGAGGAGGATGTTGTGGTCGTAACGCCTGCTGTAGCAGGGGCTACGGCGGAGACTACCCCAGTTGTCTGCGCCCCTGCTCCGACAAGCCCCAACCTAGCCCCAACGGCCGCCGCCCATGCAGCGGCGCTCGTGGAAGATCTGCCGGTTGCCTGCCCCCCTTGCTAGATGAGGCTGACGCAGCTTTCATCACCACCACGCGGGGATCTTCGACAGAGGGACTTGTGGATCTAGCTACAGCCTTTTGCTCCTCCTTGCAGAAGGAGCTACATCTTTCTGTCATCCGAGAGAAGCCCTGAGGTTGATGCGCGAAGGCCCCTCCACCAAACCCTCAAACCTATGTTGTAGTGGTCGGATTGCTGCTCTCTCCAAGAATGGGAGCACACAGCCGGTCACAAGGGGGCAGAACGTTGTTATGCACTAGCTGGGCTTGGTCGGCCGCAACGAGGCTCTGGACACAGCCGCTTTCCAGGAGTATCTTCGCCTGTTTGCCGTAGGTCTATCCAAGGAGCACTGCCTAGCCATATAGGATTTGTTTGGTGGCATGTTAGATGTAGATATGTAGCGATGCATTTTGGAGGATGAGGAACTCCTGGTGGCGTTGAAGGAGCTTTTCGCTGAGGATCAATGGGTCGATGGGGTTCGGCTGATTTGAGCCGTTTTCCTGGTCATTAGGTCACTTTATTGATGGTTGTAATGAATTAACTATTAGCGATTTGGAATGTGCGGGGCCTCAACTGCTGTGCACGACGCACGGAGGTTCAGGAACTCGTTAGGTCGGAGAAAGTGTCTTTAATTTGCCTACAAGAAGCTAAACTTGATGTGGTTTGTAACAAATTGATTCTGGATATGTTAGGTTTGGACTTTTATTACTATGCTCTCTCGGCTGTCCATACTTGTGGTGGAATTTTGGTCACTTGGAATGTTAATGTCTGGTCGCTCTCATCACCAATTATGGGTTCCCACTCCCTTTTCATCAAGGTTGCTCCGTGAGGTTCACCGCACCTTTCCTGGTGGCTGACTTCGGTCTACGACCCCCAGGGTGATGCTCACACGGTCGCGTTTCTCCAGGAGTTCCGCTCCATCCGCCCTTCTCTGACCAGACCATGGGCCTCATACAGAGATTTCAACCTAATCCATCAAGCCGCGGACAAGAATAATGGTCACCTTTTGCGACGTATGATGGGTCGCTTCAGAAAATTTCTAAATGATCTCAAACTGTCGGAACTACATCTCAACGGTCGCCTTTCCACTTGGAGCAATGAGCGAACACACcatcggtgttttagatcggcaacccgcctagggggtatcctaggtggtcttttgtgcggtaggtgccgtcgagaatcaaggagtcaatggtgacgcaaggaacatgatttagacaggtttgggctgctagatcacgtaataccctacgtcctgtgtgttgattgtattaaACTCGGGTGAGTTGAGAGGGTTGTccttgagggggtccctgcgcGCCCTTATATAAttaggggagcagggttacaagctagaatcctagtcgggtatggttacagagttctactcggtgtagacagagtagtttccatatgtatacctaactagtcttcgggagttcgagtgggatacgcttctttgctgcgtagcccccgagtcttgattacgtccgagtacgccccttagtgggccacacagggcctactcgtgggcctgggatgcatgcccgacaagcccccgagtactttgtagtcgagcaGCACAGTTCCAAGTACTCAGAAGCCGCTATCTGAGTAGTTCCCAGCAGCGGTTGTAGTGTCTTCGAGTACTCGAATACTAtcgtgtggctggaaggtactcttcatttgttttttttgctttcgagttgcttctgtattgagaaattatatggtagtgcgatgacaatcgcactccatatggagtagcccccgagccttagtttgaatcgaagaatcagactgAGGGTCAATCCCGTGTTCTGGTTATTAGTCTTTAGTAGTCTTTGgagaaaagaaaactttgttcaGCGGGTACAGTGTCCGCagccccgagcacttaggcgatttttccgtggtcgatgaagtggtcaaacctcttgatttgagtagccgttggatattatggtGATAAATCCGGTTTATATATGACCGTTGCGTAATTgatgcttggaatccggaggtaaTGGAGATATAATGGGGGGGCCCTtatggttagggttacgtttCTTTTTAGCAGATCTATTTTATCCCCCTTTTTTCCTGTTCGTCGTTGAGCCGTCGTGCTTTCCAGTGCCGCCACTGCAATTGTTGCTTCCTCCATGCCTTTGAGAGAGATCTAACGCAGATTCTTCCCCTCATTGCTGTCCCCGAGGCCGACTGATGCgcatcaagaagatggggaagaaacccgagaagactcAAGGCCAGGCCGCGGCAGCCGGTAAGGTGAGATCCAAATCGAAAAAAGGGGAAAGAGTTTGCGCTGCCTGCGCCAAAGGTTGGTCCGACGAActagactgcgccgccaccgcctgggatCACATGACAAAAAtttgtgatgaaggaggtggctgttcaggctttggttgatgctaagCTTCTCCAGTCAAAGCTtgaactcgagtggaggcctgcttttggcAACGCGTGGCAGTTTAAGGAGTACCCGAATGAGACtatcatgcttgcacactttgtcgaGAGAGGACTGGCAATGCCTACTTCTGACTttttcagaggtattctcgggtaCTACAAACTCCAgttggttcacttgaaccccaatggcgtgcttcatatgtccattttcgtacacttgtgtgaagtatacctgggtgtccctcctagtcttgagcttttTTGGAAGCTGTTTCGCTGTAAGCCGCAGCCTAGCACGATTAGGATGGCAGTTTTTGGAGGTGCCAGGttccagcttaggaactcgggcgcttATCTTGACTACAATCTGACTAACTCgcatggtgactggaagagaagatggttttatattgggaatcatgacccttctttgccggtagtcactggacatgctccaaagcatgcggagaattgggtgagcgagcctaaAGACACCCGTGAGATTTCCAACCTGCTGTCTCAAATTGCTGAGTTGAAGTCGTTGGGCttgactggcatcaatgtggctgccagttttctcaagcggagAGTTTAGCCTTTGCAGCAGCGGACTCGCTCAGGCTCGGAGTActtgggttttgatgacccgtcacgtatgtctcctgatgacatatctgatgatgatgtggaggcgttgcTGGCGAAGTTCTTCAGGAATTATCAAGGGGTACCGGTTATTCCAGGAGTCCTTTGTCAATTTGACAGCTGGTATGGGCTGcaagaggtatgttcttttgcttgacttgtatttttcgAAATGTTAGGATATCTTCGAGTAACAATTCGTTTGCAGTCCCGGGTTCTTTTTGGTTATCTGGCGCAGTCTGAGGGGGAGGAGTTAGTTGTGGCTGACTCtgaagatgagccttctcctcttGCAAAAAAACGCCAAGTAGTTCGAAAGAGGGCTTCTGTGAAGTCTGTTTCGTCGTCGAGTTTGACCCGTGAAGGGtcgcagagtaccaaggtatgtagttcTTTGTTCTTGGTAATTTTTTTAGAGTTTCCCTGTAATCCTTGATGACTTTAGTTGACTATGAAGGCTGTCGATGCGACTCTTGGTGGTGACGAGGCTACTTCTGGCGAGGTAGTCGCTACCGCCAAGGATGCTGTTAGCGTTGCGGTTGTTGAAGATTTGCCAGTGGGGGTGCCGCTTGTAGACTCAGGAGCAGCTCCCGAGCTTGCAGCCCCGACACCGTCAGCTACCGAGTTGCTAGTCCTTGACCAGGCAGTTTTAGGTTTGCCTACTGGCGTGGCAGACGTCGCGAAGTCACCGGTGATTGCCGCTGGCGCCTTGTTGTCCGATGTTATCACCAGTGGTGAGTTTTTCTGACTATTTTTGGTAGTCTAAAGCTTTCGTAGTCTTATCCTTGATTTTTTTGTAGGACTTGGCAAAAATATTGTTCCTCTGATTGACCCTGTGGCGCCGAGTACTCGACCGGCAGTTGCTGAGAGGAAACGTGTACAATTGCCGCCGTGGTCATCTCGGTGAGTTTTGGATAAGTCTTCCTTTGTATCGTGTTTTTGAGCTTCTGAAGGACGTGTGATGACTTCGTGTTTTGATCCAGGGATGTGGAGGATACTATCCTTGTGGACACAGGAGTGGATTCTGGTCCTTCGACTACACTCTCTGGTCCCTTGTTTGATTTGACGATGGATGACGCGCCTGAGGTTGATACGAGTCGTCTTGGTGCCGCTATCTtcatgcttcaagaagttatcCGTTCAGCGGAGACCCCTGTGGTCCCTTCGGGTTCTGGGGGTGTGCCGTCTTCAATGTCTGTTGGTGGTACCCTGGCTTTAGTTGTGAGTAAAGCGGATGAGGCTGGTGCACCAGGTATGTAGCTGAAGTACAGGttcccctttttttttgaagttggCGTGTTGTATCTTGTAACGACTTAATGTATGTATTTTTTAGGTGCTGTTTCGGGTGGAGCTCCAGAACCTTAGATTGTTAAAAATACTGAAGGTCCAGTGCTCGAGTTGCCGTTGGAGTCAGAGTTtcggagagctatccagagtTTTCAGGTGTGTTATCTTTTTTGACTGACTATTTTTTGCCGGAAAACTTGATGACTTGCTTTTGGTTGCAGGATCTTTATGACAGAGCTCAAAGGAATGATCGTGCCCTCGAGGAGCGAAATGATTCTGTGCAACGACTGGtgcaattggagcaagagtgcacCCGTCTCACCGAGtccttgaaggttcatgaggaggctgcgaaGTCTTTTGCCATAGAGCGGAGGGATCACGAAGTTTTGcaagagaagttggagaacCACTATAAGtctttgaacaagaagtatcaaggtgagtactcgtGTTTTTTTGAGTATTTCTGACTATAGTCGAGGATTCTGAACTATTCCTTTGTTGTAGAGCTtaagagaaaagaggctgttgcgagtagccagcttcttgactggagaaatgctCGTGACtgggtagctgatgaggctgacCGTCTTCGGGCATCACTAGCTGAAGCTCAGGCTGCATATGAGCATCAGAGGGATAGAAAAAATCATAATGGAGTTATGCtcgctatggccatggtggcctgtagagatcatggtcagaccataggaagacttcgaggtgagctccaagagttgactgatgCTGCGCAAGATGTGGTAaatgccattgctcctcttgaggaTGATGCTGAGCCCCGTTTACTAGTCGAGCAGCTGAAGACTACTCTGGGTAAGAttgctggcctctgcaaggctatttgtaaacaagtccttgcggtggtcaagtcatattacccgagggcgGATTTGATAGCGGCTGGCGACGGTATTGCTCGTAACTGTACAGAGGATGCCTATGCGCAATatctcgaggaggctgagccaattgcttcgaagatgtccAAGTTTGTATCATTGGAAGAGCCTTAGGCTTGTATAGTCTTGGAGTTGtaatttgccgagtattttgttTACTCGAGACAATCTCTAAATTTAGTTCGAAGTCCAATGAATGATTGTCTTCGTCAATCTTTGTCATTGGTGGGAGTAAGTCTGAGTGCCAGCCGAGTAGTCGTGCGGTCATCAATTATTGCCGTTGCTGTTTTGAAAGTACTTTGTTCCTTTACTCTCCGAGGGAGGTGCacaggtgtactgtactcttttgtctttttgtGGCGTGAATGCCTTCACGTGAATGGAGTCAGAGAGCATCTTTCTTACTCGTTGGTACTTTGTTGTCAcgagcgaatagtaactccTGAGTGGGTAGTGGTTGTGgcgtttggctataaatagactgccGTGGAGGTCGATCAAAGTCAGGCTTGAGTAGTGATGGATTACTTTCATTTGCTATTATTTGGTTGTAGAGATGCTTCAAAGAGtactccggtgctagaagattcctcgtagattagagccaccttccctccacatactcttgcactcgtagggatagctgcgatgctagaagaatcctcgtaggaggtgtAGTcgtgtgcctcatcttgcaacttGTGATCCAGCTGAGTCCATGctagaactcgcgagtgatgggtgatgagtgccatggtctttatccggctctcttattagaggtggaggtgtggcatgcagtgtgggacgGCTCGCCAaagctagcaagggagcagtcttggtttttctcccttatgcagCGCTCAGGATTCATCATTGTCGCTGTCGAGGTAGCGGtggtgcaggagttcctggtgttgttttGGGAGGAGGATCTGGATATGACTGCgttttgtgcagcttccttgcatgtggGCCCCTCCCTTTGTAGTAGTCGTTAGGCCTGTGTGGCCTTGTGacattgtaaaagcctgagacttAAACGCAGACTGCCAGTAGGtaattgcttgtagtctttgcagtgctgttatgttgtattttgagtaccttTACTCTGTTATGAGTAATCACATGTAACTCAGAATTTGTTCTATTTGAACCGATCTTGagtaaaaaaattgttttgcCCTTTGAGTTTTTGGAACTCGTACTGAGGCTTCGATGCGTGCAGGAACTGGTCTTGATAAAGTCGTGTATCAAGAGTAGAGCATCAGTAGTCGGAGTCGGGCTGTCAGCTCCGAGTAGCTGGTAATGAGTTTGTTTGAGAGACTTGGGGCGAAGGCCCGAGTACGTTTgtctactatgggtagtagcgacagagatgttctatattccaggaatttggtatttgttctcctgaaagttctAGTAATCTGTATGATCCGGGTcttgtgaccttggatacgatgtagggaccttcccatggcgaattgagtttgtgcaatcctgacgtgtcttggattcgtttgaggaccatgtcgcctaagttgaaggaTTGCTCCTTAATATTGCGGTTGTGGTATCATCTTAATCCgtcgaggtatctggctgattgaaTTAGGGCTACACATATcgtttcttctagactatccAGATCCaggcgtcttgtttcttctgccatccCTTGGTCATATTGTTCAACTGGAGGAGACTGCCACATCACATCTGCGGGTAGGATAGCTTTTGAACTGTATACAAGAAAATAGGGGGAGAACCCGGtatgcatggttgggttcgcaGTCCCCACAGGGCATTAGatagctctttgagccatttgcctccttttgtgttgccgatatcgtgtagccttttcttgagtgcttcgagtatcatggcgttggcacgctcgacttgtccattggctcctGGATGAGCAAttgagacatagcggacgtcaattccactgttctcgcagtattcccagaaatcgtggttgttgaagttggatcctagGTCGGTGATTATTCTATTTGGAAAGCCATAATGGTGTACGATTTCGTCtaagaagttgaggactcgaTCTGCCTTgaggcaagtgactggtttgacctcgatccatttggtgaatttgtcgatggcaacgagtactcggttgaaaccacctggagcagttggcagtggtcctatcatgtctagcccccagcaagcgaagggccatgttggagggattgtgattagtttgtaggcggggacgtgttgctgtttagtgaagaattaaCATCCTTGGCATTTTCGGACTATttgttttgcatcggccaacgccatgggccagtagaagccctctcggaaagctttgcctacgattgttcgtgaagatgcgtggttgccacagatccctttgtgaatttcttccaagatttcttggccatcttcttgggtgacacatttcatgagtattcctgatgatgcgcttttgctgtagagcttgtctccgactaggaCGTAATTTTTGCCTCGTCGGGAAATTTTGttagcttgatttttgtcagatggtaacttatGGTCTCTGATGTAGTCGATAAAGGGTgacctccagtcgacttctatcatcatgatttcctgattagtttctgtagtcttgaccactgatggtgtgacttgttctgatatggacggtttatggagttcgtgtacaaaaattcctgctgggacttctgcacgagtcgagcgcatttttgataacacgtccgcggctacgttgttgtcgcgggcgacatgatgaaattccaagcctgaaaacttgttttccagtttacgaacttctttgcaataggcgttcatgttttccttgtttcgatcccattcatcattgacttggttgacaACGACTAGCGAGTCGCCGTATACTTGCAGtcgtttgattccgagggagattgcgagacgaagactgtgtagcagtgcttcgtactcagcttcgttgtttgagTCTTCCCAAATGATTTGaagtacgtatttgagttggtctctttttggagaaattaagagtactcttgcgccggctccttcgagcttgagggaaccgtcgaagtacatgacctagTGTTCTAGCCTCTCGACTGGtcttggtacttggttttctgtccattcggccatgaagtcgaccaaagcctgagatttgatagctgttcttggtttaAAATCTAAAGATAGAGCTCTGAGTtatactgcccatttggaaattctacccgtagcatctctgttgtggaggattttgacgagcgggaagtcggtgatgattgaaatgctgtgttcttgaaaatagTGCCATAGTTTCTGTGAGGTGAGTAGaattgcgtagagcagcttttgtattggcgggtaccgagttttggagtctgagagtacttcgtTGACGAAGTAaacgggtctctggactttataaACATGGCCTGATTTAGATCGTTCAAAGTTCTCGTTTggggatggagcggtgaggattggtggttttgacagaaagtctttgagttgcttcaatgctttgtctgcctcttctgtccatttaaacttgtcctgtcgtttgagaagcttgaagaagggtagttctcgttctccaagtctcgagatgaatcgattaagggctgccatgcagcctgtaagtttttgcacatccttgatgctagcttgtgcgtgcatatttgtgatggcagatattttctctgggttggcttcaatgccgcaatggctaatgatgaacccgagtagtttgccggaaggcacgccaaaaatgcatttggtggggttaagtttccagcggaaagctcgtaggcttgagaaggtttcctctAAATCGATGATTAGggcctcctggtttcttgttttgacgactacgtcgtctacGTAGGCTTCTATGCTGCGATGTAATTgtttctcgaagcacatctgtatagcgcgCTGGTAAGTCGCGCCCgcgttttttagtccaaatgacattgttttgtagcaaaaagccccaaatgaagtgatgaaggctgttttagcttgatcttcttctttcaagcttatctggtggtagcctgagtaacagtcgagaaagcatagtaaatcgCACCCGGCAGTAGAGTTGACTacctggtcgatcctgggtagtccaaaggggccctttggacagtgtttgttgagatctgtgtaatCGACGCagattctccattcattgtttttcttgcgaacgagtataGGGTTGGCTAGTCAATCAGGGtggaaaacttctttgatgaaccctgctgcgagtagtttggccagttctttttttattgcttctcgCCTGTCTTGGGCAAACCTCCGGAGGCGCTGTCGTTTTgcggtagctttgggatcaacatttagagaatgctcgatcagttccttgggcacaccaggcatgtcggCTGGCTTCAAGGTGAAGATAtctgatgagcgcggtttcctatttaggatctagccttGTCCCAATCAAAGCTATCTTAGAAGGGTCGCCGGTCTGGAGATCAACCATTTTAAAGTCTGTCTCTTTTGTTGGCTTTACTTTTGctgaccccgacttgttttctgggatttcaagttctgttggatgaagtttctttgaagctgaaaAAACTTGTTGCGTGGGGCTGGATCCTTGCGAAGTTGCTGCAATCTCCAttgcttcggtgtcgcattcataagatcgccttaggtctcctcgtaatgttaattctcccttgggtcctgacatcttgagtaccaagtagacgtagtgtggtatggccatgaatttagccAGAGTTGGTCtgccgagtatggcatggtaagaggtctcgaagtcggcgacttcaaatctgatgtactcggttcggtaatgttccttagtgccgaaagttactggtaggacgacttgtcctagcggtatggctgcgtttcctggtacaatcccgtaaaagggggaatctgttggagtgagcatgtccatGATGTCAAGACACATCTTTCTTAGAGTTTtagcaaaaatgacgttgagtccgcttccgccatcgatgagtacttttgttagtcttgatcctgcaacaacaaggttgagtactaggggaaatcggcctggttctgagaagtttgtccattggtcccttctgctgaaggttatgggtacctcagaccattttagcggtgttgggtcagttggttcgatggccatgatttccctgagtaccaATTTACTGGATTGCTTGGATGCGGtacctgggattccgccaaaaatgacattgactaTTTTGGAGGCTGTCTGGAAGTCTCCTTCTCCTTCATttttatggactttgtttttgcccttatcctttttctggtTGTATtcctcgggaggtggtggtgcgggtaaatcttgcattacttagcgcatgctgtagcagtctattgctgaaTGTTTGCTATTTGCGTGCCATGGACattgttttttgagtagtttaGTGAAGCTTGGTTCGTCGTCGtgtttgcgggatcccttctttcctgagttggtcatggaagcaacagtgttgtcaggtttgcgtTTGCGATT
Above is a genomic segment from Setaria viridis chromosome 4, Setaria_viridis_v4.0, whole genome shotgun sequence containing:
- the LOC117851866 gene encoding uncharacterized protein: MSPDDISDDDVEALLAKFFRNYQGVPVIPGVLCQFDSWYGLQESRVLFGYLAQSEGEELVVADSEDEPSPLAKKRQVVRKRASVKSVSSSSLTREGSQSTKAVDATLGGDEATSGEVVATAKDAVSVAVVEDLPVGVPLVDSGAAPELAAPTPSATELLVLDQAVLGLPTGVADVAKSPVIAAGALLSDVITSGLGKNIVPLIDPVAPSTRPAVAERKRVQLPPWSSRDVEDTILVDTGVDSGPSTTLSGPLFDLTMDDAPEVDTSRLGAAIFMLQEVIRSAETPVVPSGSGGVPSSMSVGGTLALVVSKADEAGAPGAVSGGAPEP